TGGCCGCCTGTGCCGTTTTTTTGGAAATGAGCAGGGCGGCACGCAACATCTTGCATCTTTACCGAACCTTTTATGGTAGAAACACCATGTTAGTTCGTGGTTGCGGTAGTTTAGCCTTGTGATGGCGGCGCAGGTTTGGTCTGAGGTGAAATCTTCCGCTGATACTTTGCTGATGGTGTTGGTTGCGGTGAGCTTTGAGGCTCTAGCCGCATCGAAGAGATGCTGCGCTCTCCTGATGAGGTTGTCTGTTTCAAGCTGGTGGGGTTGCGGGAGTTGGATCCTGACTTCTGGTGGAAGGCGACGTAGGAAGATTTCTCTCTCTAGGTCGATCTTCCTTCTGTTTCCGTCTGTGTCTCGGCCGGggaagaaaattaaattctgcaattcttcccatgcTTCTGTCGGAGATTGGTCCCTGAGGGGTTGCTGCAATAGGTCGAAAATTCTGCGGGCACGTTCAGGTATGGGCGGAGAGTAGAGCTCTATAAGCTTTGCCCGAACTTCTGTGTATGATGGAAGACCTGCCCAGGACTCAATCCATTGTGCCAACCTGTCAAAAACGGCTTCTGGTAGCACTGACAGTATGAGGTTGGCAAGGTCAGTCTCCCGGGTGAGTCCCGCGATGCGAAATTGAACGTCTGCCCGGGTCAGCCATGCCGAGACGTTTTTGTGTGAGAATGGCGGGAGCTTGATGTTCGCCAAGTTGGCGTGTTGTTCAGCGGGCAAGGTTGCGGGTGGGTTGGATACGGTGGCCTGGTCGGCTGCGAAACCGGTAAACTCATTGGTAGGCATCAGAAATTTTTTCGCCAAAACGCTCGTTAGAGCTCCATATTTAGTCCGTTAATGGCGGTCTCATTGTACCTCATGATCTAAAACACTCAAGCGAGCGCCGTTTTAAGTCTGCTAATGGAAAGGAGTGTCCAAGGGCATTTctgctccggggtcaccagttgtaagggtACAAAGAGACAGTTTCCTAAACTGATAATTTATTGACGAGAGAGTCGGACTACATAGAGATGTGCGGACGTATAAGTAGCACGGAACAATGACTAAGGGggattagccaggcttaggtttaaatttgagtttcttttggtacaaaaatcatggaataataatcttaatataaaatttacttatttgattattacatcagaagaaagagcggagaattccgcatttactgatacagaacaaaatatctcgaatttaaatacaaatgcgtgaaatacattcaaagggtttatatatatagaaacacacttGTCGGAAGGTGTCCGTACAGCAGGATTAAAAGCCACAAAATACGATTCGCATCAGCGATAATGGCTTTCGATACCTACTATCCGTTTCAAAATAGCAAACTATAGTTCTTTCTGCCTTGTCATCACGGATATGCAAACATGGCGCTTCTGTcgacaataaatataataattttggaTGTCTTGACGTCAGTGAAGCATATGGGAACAAATATCATAGTTATTGCTCTAAATTTTAATTTGTCTTCTATTATGTATTCGTTTTCTTTCAGTAGCTGTTATGGTTTATACTATAGGAAACTATCTTAAAATGAAGCTCTCCATGACACAAGAGCATGGTAGCCGACCTTTAGGTAACGAGATATACTTTTGCCAGTTTCCCTACGGTAATCTACTAGATTTTTTTATGCCGTTACTAACCCAAAATTAGGTTTAGCTATAGTAGTAAAATAATAAGACAGAAATATTCAGTACTACAgtaataaatggaatttttttttcaaaaggtgaTGGATATatctaaaatttaattaaaaaacatGAAACTGCACTTTTAACGAGACGATTGACGCTGCATATTTTCAGCCAACTTTTTTTAGTAATTAGGAGTGTATGTAGATACTGCTagccgtaaaaagaaaaaaaaaaaaaggtggccaTCTATTAGTGTTGGGCATAGTTTGGATTTCATGATTCATGTGTGAGAATCCTGATTCCCATAGATATGTGATAAAACAAACagttatatatattgcacattttctGAAATTGGGATACTTTTCTTCAATGAGAAGGTTCCGGAAATCTCCCTCTGCTGAGATGGATTTTATCTGAATATCACATTGAAGTTTAAGAAGCTTATTCTCTACTTCAGATACACCCATGTGAAACTTTAATATCAATGTAGATCAATTTATTCCATATCTGTGCCGTTGCTAAATggaattataagagaaattactcaagtgccatatgtggataagatcatggtgaggggtagatggagatggtttaggcatgctcttcgcactttcgACTggactccagaaggcactagaagagttggaagaccctggcctacatggctgaggactaggatgcatgaagtaggagatgatgagtggagaagtttcgatttaaaagctcaagacagagacgactggcgaaacctaaccgaggccgtttgcgtcaataagagtaggaggagataataataatgatatctagaAAACGTCTGTCAAAATCTGAAGCTACAGTTGGCCCATATATCAAGTATTGTCAAACTGCTTTCAGTCTTTTCCCTGAATTCCTAGTTCAGATTCCAAATTTCTGAAGTTTCATAACAGATTCTTTTGCAGCTTAAAGGACACTCACCTTTACTTTCTATTTGAAAGCTGTCACAACACTGATCATGTCTACtacaaatatttcttttccttgaagATCTGAGTTCATTAAGCATAACAGTGACGTCCactaaaaaaactaaatataatagCCATATTTTGTTTTCTAACTGCATGTAAACAGAAAGGTGGCCTATTGAACCCAAATACTCTTTTTATTTCTGACAGCAGATATGTAAATTTCTGAAGGAATTTTCCTCTACTTAACCACCTGGTATCAgtatgcaccagccacccgttgagatactaccactagagtgttatggggtcctttgactgaccagacagtactacatcgcacccttctctctggttac
The nucleotide sequence above comes from Palaemon carinicauda isolate YSFRI2023 chromosome 18, ASM3689809v2, whole genome shotgun sequence. Encoded proteins:
- the LOC137657227 gene encoding uncharacterized protein; this translates as MPTNEFTGFAADQATVSNPPATLPAEQHANLANIKLPPFSHKNVSAWLTRADVQFRIAGLTRETDLANLILSVLPEAVFDRLAQWIESWAGLPSYTEVRAKLIELYSPPIPERARRIFDLLQQPLRDQSPTEAWEELQNLIFFPGRDTDGNRRKIDLEREIFLRRLPPEVRIQLPQPHQLETDNLIRRAQHLFDAARASKLTATNTISKVSAEDFTSDQTCAAITRLNYRNHELTWCFYHKRFGKDARCCVPPCSFPKKRHRRPRKVATTFAPKHMAFYIKDGLSNKRFLVHGVHPLHIDAYKSRKESTNSLFNKPYNGTRIKSYGTKQTKL